In one window of Macrotis lagotis isolate mMagLag1 chromosome 5, bilby.v1.9.chrom.fasta, whole genome shotgun sequence DNA:
- the LOC141489307 gene encoding olfactory receptor 13G1-like, with the protein MKNQSMEIEFILVGISSLPELRIFLLVSFLCIYVIALVGNSLIFFTIYTSQQLHTPMYFLLGNLSVIDLLCTSTIVPKMLANLFSQRAAISFAGCMAQMYIFTWALVSEALLLALMAFDRYAAICHPLHYPMIMNSRVCIGMSASVWVIGISNSAVHTSLAVPLSFCGSLVIDHFFCELPPILKLSCSDTHLNEVVAFCVDVIFGIGSCSLILVSYGCIIRTILRIRSSEGKKKAFSTCSSHLTVVSLYYSTAIYTYIRPTSNLSLGRDKIITVLYSVIIPMFNPIIYSFRNREVKGALQKLLGRTLFLPLGRTFSLKNHPS; encoded by the coding sequence atgaagaaccaGTCTATGGAGATAGAATTTATCCTGGTGGGAATCTCCAGCCTCCCGGAGCTACGCATATTTCTGTTAGTGTCCTTCCTGTGCATCTATGTAATTGCTCTGGTGGGAAACTCTCTCATCTTCTTCACCATCTATACCAGTCAACAGCTTCACACACCCATGTATTTCCTTTTGGGCAACTTGTCTGTCATTGACCTCTTGTGTACATCTACAATTGTGCCCAAGATGTTAGCCAACCTTTTTTCTCAGAGGGCTGCCATCTCATTTGCAGGCTGTATGGCCCAGATGTATATCTTCACATGGGCCTTAGTCTCAGAGGCTCTCCTTCTGGCTCTCATGGCATTTGACCGTTATGCTGCTATCTGCCATCCCCTTCATTATCCGATGATCATGAATAGTCGTGTCTGCATTGGTATGTCAGCAAGCGTCTGGGTCATTGGTATAAGCAATTCAGCAGTCCATACCAGCTTGGCAGTGCCCTTGTCCTTCTGTGGGTCCCTTGTTATAGACCATTTCTTCTGTGAGTTGCCACCCATTCTGAAGCTGTCATGCTCTGACACCCATCTCAATGAAGTTGTAGCTTTCTGTGTAGATGTGATATTTGGAATAGGGAGTTGTTCCCTCATCCTGGTTTCTTATGGATGTATTATTAGGACGATTCTGAGGATTCGCTCCTCTGAGGGCAAGAAGAAAGCCTTTTCCACCTGCTCTTCTCACCTAACTGTGGTCTCCCTTTATTATTCTACTGCAATTTACACCTATATTCGCCCAACCTCCAACCTCTCTTTGGGAAGGGACAAAATTATCACTGTCCTCTACTCTGTCATTATCCCTATGTTCAACccaattatttattctttcaggAATAGAGAAGTGAAAGGGGCTCTGCAGAAGCTGTTGGGAAGGACTTTATTCCTTCCACTAGGCAGAACATTTAGCCTAAAAAATCATCCATCTTAA